One segment of bacterium BMS3Abin08 DNA contains the following:
- a CDS encoding ethD protein: MIKLVMCVCRRSELSRKQFQEYWLNHHGPLFQKFADTYKAQKYVQSHTIDTPLNENVRKSRGMSQEYDGIAEIWWESEKDFIDAISSPEGQKLRTVFLDDEATFLDFAKSAAFFTEEHVLVGGEG, translated from the coding sequence ATGATCAAATTAGTCATGTGTGTCTGTCGTCGTTCAGAACTGTCTCGTAAACAGTTTCAAGAGTATTGGCTTAATCATCACGGCCCACTTTTCCAAAAATTTGCAGATACCTACAAAGCTCAAAAATACGTGCAAAGCCATACAATCGATACACCGCTCAATGAAAATGTCCGTAAATCCAGAGGAATGTCACAAGAATACGACGGTATCGCTGAAATCTGGTGGGAGTCAGAAAAAGACTTTATTGACGCAATTAGTTCTCCAGAAGGACAAAAGCTTCGTACGGTCTTTCTCGATGATGAAGCGACGTTCCTGGATTTTGCCAAATCAGCTGCGTTCTTTACTGAAGAACATGTTCTTGTGGGTGGGGAAGGCTAA